CTCATCTTTGCTGAATTGGCGACAAGTGAAAACCTGCATGTGTTTCACTATGTCCTGGTTGCACTAGCGCTGGTACTATTCTTTTCTCTTCTTAATTCTCTGAGTGAGCATATAGGGTTTAATATGGCATATATTATTTCTGCATTATCTACGATTACCTTAATTTCAGTATTTCTTAATGCCCTGCTGAAGAAACCCAAAACAGTTATACTGATATTCGGGCTTCTCGTTTTTCTTTATGCATTTATATTTATCCTGCTCACGCTTAATGATTATGCTTATCTGGCAGGGAATATCGGATTATTTATATTATTGTCGGTAACAATGATTTTATCAGTGAGGCTCAGGCTTTTCAGAAAAGAATAATAACTATAATCCATATTTTTACTATTTTGCGCCACAATATTTAATGCGCAAAAGATGTCATTAGGGAAAAAGTCGGTTCTGTTTATTATCCTGATACTGATCATCGATCAGATTCTGAAGATATGGGTTAAGACACATATGGAGATCGGTCAGGAGATTCATCTCTTCGGCAACAGAGGAATGCTTCATTTCATTGAAAACAACGGAATGGCATTCGGTATGGAAATGGGAGGGAAACCAGGCAAGCTGATATTGAGTATATTCAGGGTAATTGCGATATTCGGTATTGGCTGGTTTCTTAATTCTCTGATCGTAAAGAAAACAAACCTTGGTCTTGTCCTGGCCGTAAGTGCAATTATGGCAGGGGCAATCGGAAACATAATTGACAGCGCTTTTTACGGGATGATATTCAATGAAAGCTATAATCAGGTAGCCACTCTCTTTCCGGCTGAAGGTGGATATTCTTCATTTCTTCACGGAAGGGTGGTTGATATGTTCTACTTCCCTGTGATTAACACTTACTGGCCCGACTGGTCTCCAATTAATGCAGGCAACTCTTTTATCTTCTTCAGACCTGTATTCAATATCGCAGATTCAGCTATAACCTGTGGTGTAATATCAATAATTCTCTTTCAGAAGAGAATGTTTAAGGATCTTTCCTGATTCTTATTCCTGACAGCAGACACTAACACAATTCAACACTGTTTTCAGGTTTTCATGCTTTAGGAAATACCAGGTATTTTTTCCTTCTCTTTTTGAAGAAAGTACACCTTTGTCCTTAAGTATCCCCAGATGATGAGAAGCTGTTGATTGCTCAATACCAAGCTGCTTGTGAATTTCAGTAACGGTTTTCTTATTCCCGTCTTCAAGACAGCCAACAATTGAAATTCTTACAGGATGTGCAATCGCCCTGAGCATGTTTGCGGCCTTTTCAAGACTTTCCGGATTAAGTTCTTTAAACTCCATTACATAAACATTTGTCGTGCAAATATATATAAA
The nucleotide sequence above comes from Bacteroidales bacterium. Encoded proteins:
- a CDS encoding helix-turn-helix transcriptional regulator, whose translation is MEFKELNPESLEKAANMLRAIAHPVRISIVGCLEDGNKKTVTEIHKQLGIEQSTASHHLGILKDKGVLSSKREGKNTWYFLKHENLKTVLNCVSVCCQE
- a CDS encoding lipoprotein signal peptidase, encoding MSLGKKSVLFIILILIIDQILKIWVKTHMEIGQEIHLFGNRGMLHFIENNGMAFGMEMGGKPGKLILSIFRVIAIFGIGWFLNSLIVKKTNLGLVLAVSAIMAGAIGNIIDSAFYGMIFNESYNQVATLFPAEGGYSSFLHGRVVDMFYFPVINTYWPDWSPINAGNSFIFFRPVFNIADSAITCGVISIILFQKRMFKDLS